The following are encoded in a window of Megalobrama amblycephala isolate DHTTF-2021 linkage group LG19, ASM1881202v1, whole genome shotgun sequence genomic DNA:
- the LOC125254861 gene encoding uncharacterized protein LOC125254861 isoform X1: MKDDDVIQWRFGNENTLIAEINVTADRITVYDDVLDGRFRDRLKLDNQTGSLTITNTRDEHAGDYTLEINSVEKSFSLHVFDEKLVKEGNSVTLNSDLTEMKDDDVIQWRFGNTLIAEINVTADRITVYDDVLDGRFRDRLKLDNQTGSLTITDITMKHAGDYKLQINRVKKIFIVTVFVEISVKKGDSVTLNSDLTIMKDVDLIQWRTEITLIAEINVTVDRFTVYDDVLDGRFRDRLKLDNQTGSLTITNITTEHARVYKLQINSVKKILILYVFVEISVKEGDSVTLNSDLTEIKNYVIHWDFLTENTLIAKINKRIDRITVYDDVLDGRFRDRLKLDNQTGSLTITNITTEHAGDYVMITGAKRSLKAYRVSVYVSVHCCGPTEAVIRLVLSALVGVATVILLVYEIRSRRAEQHQAHIHTSGASLMI, encoded by the exons atgaaggatgatgatgTGATTCAGTGGAGATTTGGAAAtgaaaacactttaatagctgaaatcaatgtaACGGCCGACAgaatcactgtatatgatgatgttcttgatgggagattcagagacagactgaagctggacaatcaaactggatctctgaccatcacaaacaccagagaTGAACATGCTGGAGATTATACACTAGAGatcaacagtgtggaaaagaGTTTCAGTCTCCATGTCTTTG ATGAAAAACTAGTGAAGGAGGGaaattcagtcactctaaactctgatcttactgaaatgaaggatgatgatgtgattcagtggaggtttggaaacactttaatagctgaaatcaatgtaACGGCCGACAgaatcactgtatatgatgatgttcttgatgggagattcagagacagactgaagctggacaatcaaactggatctctgaccatcacagacatcacaatgaaacatgcTGGAGATTATAAACTACAGATCAACCGTGTGAAAAAGATTTTCATTGTCACTGTCTTTG TTGAAATATCAGTGAAgaagggagattcagtcactctaaactctgatcttactaTAATGAAGGATGTTGATTTGATTCAGTGGAGGACTGAAAtcactttaatagctgaaatcaatgtaacggttgacagattcactgtatatgatgatgttcttgatgggagattcagagacagactgaagctggacaatcaaactggatctctgaccatcacaaacatcacaactgaacatgctaGAGTTTATAAACTACAGATCAACAGTGTGAAAAAGATTTTAATTCTCTATGTCTTTG TTGAAATatcagtgaaggagggagattcagtcactctaaactctgatcttactgaaataaaaaattacgtGATTCATTGGGATTTTTTGACtgaaaacactttaatagctaAAATCAATAAACGGATTGACAgaatcactgtatatgatgatgttcttgatgggagattcagagacagactgaagctggacaatcaaactggatctctgaccatcacaaacattacaactgaacatgctggagattATGTGATGATAACAGGAGCAAAACGATCATTAAAAGCTTACAGAgtttctgtctatg tctctgtccactgttgtggtcctactgaagctgtgatccgattggtcctctctgctctggtgggcgtggctactgtcattCTTCTGGTTTATGAAATCAGATCAAGAAGAGCTGAACAACATCAAGCACATATTCACACATCAGGTGCCTCATTGATGATATAA
- the LOC125254861 gene encoding uncharacterized protein LOC125254861 isoform X2 — MKDDDVIQWRFGNENTLIAEINVTADRITVYDDVLDGRFRDRLKLDNQTGSLTITNTRDEHAGDYTLEINSVEKSFSLHVFDEKLVKEGNSVTLNSDLTEMKDDDVIQWRFGNTLIAEINVTADRITVYDDVLDGRFRDRLKLDNQTGSLTITDITMKHAGDYKLQINRVKKIFIVTVFVEISVKKGDSVTLNSDLTIMKDVDLIQWRTEITLIAEINVTVDRFTVYDDVLDGRFRDRLKLDNQTGSLTITNITTEHARVYKLQINSVKKILILYVFVEISVKEGDSVTLNSDLTEIKNYVIHWDFLTENTLIAKINKRIDRITVYDDVLDGRFRDRLKLDNQTGSLTITNITTEHAGDYVMITGAKRSLKAYRVSVYVSVHCCGPTEAVIRLVLSALVGVATVILLVYEIRSRRAEQHQAHIHTSGSIEI, encoded by the exons atgaaggatgatgatgTGATTCAGTGGAGATTTGGAAAtgaaaacactttaatagctgaaatcaatgtaACGGCCGACAgaatcactgtatatgatgatgttcttgatgggagattcagagacagactgaagctggacaatcaaactggatctctgaccatcacaaacaccagagaTGAACATGCTGGAGATTATACACTAGAGatcaacagtgtggaaaagaGTTTCAGTCTCCATGTCTTTG ATGAAAAACTAGTGAAGGAGGGaaattcagtcactctaaactctgatcttactgaaatgaaggatgatgatgtgattcagtggaggtttggaaacactttaatagctgaaatcaatgtaACGGCCGACAgaatcactgtatatgatgatgttcttgatgggagattcagagacagactgaagctggacaatcaaactggatctctgaccatcacagacatcacaatgaaacatgcTGGAGATTATAAACTACAGATCAACCGTGTGAAAAAGATTTTCATTGTCACTGTCTTTG TTGAAATATCAGTGAAgaagggagattcagtcactctaaactctgatcttactaTAATGAAGGATGTTGATTTGATTCAGTGGAGGACTGAAAtcactttaatagctgaaatcaatgtaacggttgacagattcactgtatatgatgatgttcttgatgggagattcagagacagactgaagctggacaatcaaactggatctctgaccatcacaaacatcacaactgaacatgctaGAGTTTATAAACTACAGATCAACAGTGTGAAAAAGATTTTAATTCTCTATGTCTTTG TTGAAATatcagtgaaggagggagattcagtcactctaaactctgatcttactgaaataaaaaattacgtGATTCATTGGGATTTTTTGACtgaaaacactttaatagctaAAATCAATAAACGGATTGACAgaatcactgtatatgatgatgttcttgatgggagattcagagacagactgaagctggacaatcaaactggatctctgaccatcacaaacattacaactgaacatgctggagattATGTGATGATAACAGGAGCAAAACGATCATTAAAAGCTTACAGAgtttctgtctatg tctctgtccactgttgtggtcctactgaagctgtgatccgattggtcctctctgctctggtgggcgtggctactgtcattCTTCTGGTTTATGAAATCAGATCAAGAAGAGCTGAACAACATCAAGCACATATTCACACATCAG GAAGTATTGAAATCTAA